Proteins encoded by one window of Streptococcus suis S735:
- a CDS encoding LLM class flavin-dependent oxidoreductase yields the protein MVELGISTFGETTPLEKTGETYSHDERIRQLVKEIELADAVGLDVYGIGEHHREDFAVSAPEIVLAAGAVNTKHIKLTSAVSILSSMDPVRLYQQYTTIDALSNGRAEIMAGRGSFTESFPLFGYDLHDYEELFDEKLDMLLEIGKETNLKWDGHFTQSVDNKPVYPRPVQEDFPIWVATGGNVESTIKIAKKGLPIVYAVIGAGAHRFKPLVDAYRKVARNSGHDPKKTKVAAHSWGWIADDHDKAVEEYYHPTKVITDNIAKDRPHWSEMTKAQYLYSLTDEGATIVGDPKRVAEKIIKTIETLDLDRFFLHLPIGSMPHEDVLRAIELYGKEVVPIVRDYFAKKEENQSQD from the coding sequence ATGGTAGAATTAGGTATTTCAACATTTGGCGAAACAACTCCACTAGAAAAAACAGGGGAAACTTACAGCCACGACGAGCGGATTCGCCAGCTAGTCAAAGAAATCGAACTAGCTGATGCGGTGGGACTTGATGTTTATGGGATTGGGGAGCATCACCGAGAAGATTTTGCGGTTTCTGCACCTGAGATTGTGCTGGCAGCTGGTGCCGTCAATACCAAGCATATCAAGCTAACATCAGCAGTTTCAATCCTTTCCTCCATGGATCCTGTAAGGCTCTATCAGCAGTACACCACCATTGATGCTTTGTCAAATGGCAGAGCGGAAATCATGGCGGGTCGTGGTTCCTTTACGGAGTCATTCCCCTTGTTTGGCTATGATCTCCACGACTATGAAGAACTCTTCGATGAAAAGCTAGATATGCTTCTGGAAATCGGCAAGGAAACCAATCTCAAGTGGGATGGGCATTTTACCCAGTCAGTCGATAATAAGCCAGTCTATCCACGTCCTGTTCAGGAAGATTTTCCGATCTGGGTTGCAACTGGGGGCAATGTAGAGTCCACCATCAAGATTGCTAAGAAAGGCCTGCCAATCGTGTATGCAGTCATTGGTGCAGGTGCCCATCGCTTTAAACCTTTAGTCGATGCTTATCGCAAGGTTGCTCGCAACTCAGGTCATGATCCAAAGAAAACGAAAGTTGCAGCCCATTCTTGGGGTTGGATTGCAGACGACCATGACAAGGCTGTGGAAGAATACTATCATCCAACTAAAGTAATTACGGACAATATTGCCAAAGACCGCCCACATTGGAGCGAGATGACCAAGGCGCAATATCTCTACTCTCTGACAGACGAAGGAGCAACCATCGTCGGAGATCCAAAACGAGTTGCTGAAAAAATTATCAAGACTATTGAAACACTTGACTTGGACCGTTTCTTCCTCCATCTCCCAATCGGCTCAATGCCACATGAAGATGTCCTCCGTGCTATCGAACTCTACGGAAAAGAAGTTGTGCCAATTGTCCGAGATTATTTTGCAAAAAAAGAAGAGAATCAGTCCCAGGACTGA